DNA sequence from the Nevskiales bacterium genome:
TCAATGGGATCGAGCGCCCCAAGGTCGCGCTGCTGAACATCGGCGAGGAGGAAATCAAGGGCAACGAGCAGATCAAGGAGGCCGCCCGCCTGCTGGCCGCCAGCTCGCTCAACTACATCGGCTTCGTCGAGGGCGACGACATCTACCTGGGCGACGTGGACGTGGTGGTGTGCGACGGCTTCGTCGGCAACGTCGCGCTCAAGACCAGCGAGGGCGTGGCCAAGCTCATCGGCCAGTTCCTGAAGGAAGAGTTCTCGCGGAACCTGCTCACCAAGTCCATGGCGGTGACCGCGATGCCCGTGCTCAGGGCCTTCAAGGACCGCGTCGACCCGCGACATTACAACGGCGCCAGTTTCCTGGGCCTGAACGGCATCGTGATCAAGAGCCACGGCAGCGCAGACGCCGTATCCTTCGCCAGCGCCATCCGCGTGGCGTTGATCGAGGTGGAAAAATCGGTACCCCGCCGCATTGGCCACCGGCTGGCGGAGTTGCTCGGTGAGCGTCCACAGTCGTCGGCCGCGTCAGCGGCCACGACGCTGTCGGCTTAGACTGCAGGATTCGGGCCTGTGCCGGAATGGGTTTCGCTGCGCATGAACTCTCTGGATCCCGGCTTGCGCCGGGATAGGTTTCGCTGCGCGAAACCTACTTGACCAGTTGGTTGAGGTCGAAGATCGGCAGCAGGATCGCCAGCACGATCACCAGCACGATTCCCGCCATCACCAGGATCATCACCGGCTCGAGCAGGGCCATCATCGCCGTGATCAGTGTTTCCGCTTCACGCTCCTGGTCCTGGGCCGCGCGCTCGAGCATCTTGTCCAGCTGACCCGAGGCCTCACCGCTGGCGATGAGGTGCAGGGTGATCGGTGGGAACAGCTTGTCCGCCGCCAGTGCGCGGTGTACGGCCGCGCCTTCGCGCACGCGCCGGGCGGCCTCTTCGACACACTCGCGCATCGGCAGATTGGTGATCACCTGTGCGGAGATGCGCATGGCATCCAGCACTGGCACGCCGCTACCGACCTGGATGCTGAGCGCGCGCGTGAAGCGTGCGGTGTTCACCCCACGCACCAGCCGGCCGATCACCGGCAAACCGAGCAGCCAGCGGTGGATCTTGCGCCGGCTGGCCTCGTTGCGCAGCGCGGCGCGCAGGCCGAGCGTACCACCGATAGCCAGCAGCACCAGCAGCCAGGAGAAGCTTTTCAGGAAGCTGCTCAGGGCCAGCATCATGCGTGTGAGCAACGGCAGCCGGGCATCCACGCTCTGGAACACCTCGACCACGTCGGGGACGACCTTGACCATCAGAAAGCTGACCACCGCCACCGCGAATACGATCAGGAAGGCCGGGTAGTACAACGCCGCCTGCACCTTGCGCTGCAGGTCCTGGCGCGATTCGGTGTAGTCGGCCAGCCGCTCCAGGACTTCGTCGAGGTGGCCCGAGCGCTCGCCTGCATCCACTGTGGCCACGTACATCTGCGGGAAAATGTGGGGAAATTCGCCCATGGCACTGGCCAGGGCACGGCCTTCGACCACACGTGAGCGCACACCCAGCAGAATGCCCTGCAGGCGGGTGCCTTCGGTCTGCTGCGAGGCGGCCAGCAGCGCTTCCTCCACCGGCATGCCGGAACGGCACAGCGTGGCGAGCTGGCGTGTGAGCAGCGCCAGCTCGGCACTGCCGATGCCGCTGCCGAATAGCCGCGATCGGCGGCGGCGGTCGGTGCTGGCCCCGACTTCGCGTACCTCCAGCGGGGTGAGGCCCTGCTCACGCAACTGCTGGCGTACCTGGCGCGGCGTGTCGCCCTCCAGCAGGCCGCGTTTCTGGCGGCCGCGCTCGTCGAGGGCGGTATATTCGAAGGCACCCATGCGATGGCGGCGGTCAGTTCTCGCGCGTCACGCGCAGGATCTCTTCCAGCGTGGTCAGGCCGGCCAGCACCTTGCGCTGTCCGTCCTGGCGGATGCTAGGCGAGGATTTGCGCGCATAGGCCTCCATGTCCGCTTCGGCCACGTTGTCGTGGATCATGCGGCGCAGGGTTTCATCCACCTCGACCAGTTCGTGGATGCCGGTGCGGCCACGATACCCCGTCTGACGGCACTTGTCGCAGCCGACCGCGCGGTAGATGATCGCTTTGGATTGTTCGCTCACGCCCAGCGCGCGGCACTCGCTGGCATCGGCCTCGTAGGGCTGTTTGCAGTCCGGGCAAAGCAGTCGCACCAGACGCTGCGCCAGCAGGCCGATCAGGCTCGACGCCAGCAGGAAGGGCTCCACACCCATGTCGCGCAGGCGTGTCACCGAACCGACCGCGGTGTTGGTGTGCAGGGTCGAGAGCACGAGATGGCCGGTCAGCGAGGCCTGGACGGCGATCTCGGCGGTCTCCAAATCGCGGATCTCGCCGACCATGACCACGTCCGGGTCCTGGCGCAGGATCGCGCGCAGCCCGCGCGCGAAGCTCATCTGGATCTTGGTGTTGACCTGGGTCTGGCCGATGCCGTCGATGTAGTACTCGATCGGGTCCTCGACCGTCATGATATTGCGTGTGCGGTCGTTGATGCGCGTCAGCGCGGCGTACAGCGTGGTGGTCTTGCCGGAGCCGGTCGGGCCGGTGACCAGGATGATGCCGTGTGGCTTGCGGATCAGCCGGTCCATCTTCTCCTGATCGCCGGCCGACATGCCGAGCTGCTCGAGGTCGAGGCGTCCGGCCTGTTTGTCGAGCAGGCGCAGCACCACGCGCTCGCCATGCCCGGCCGGGATGGTGGACACGCGCACGTCCACGGCGCGGCCGGCGACGCGCAGCGAGATGCGCCCGTCCTGCGGCAGCCGCTTCTCGGCGATGTCGAGCCGCGCCATGACTTTGATGCGCGACACGATCAACGGCGCCAACGCGCGCGGCGGCAGCAGCACCTCGCGCAGCACGCCATCCACGCGGAAGCGCACGGTCAGGCGGTTCTCGAACGGCTCGATATGGATGTCGGAGGCGTTTTCCTTGATCGCCTGAGTGAGCAGGGCGTTGATCAGGCGGATGATCGGCGCGTCATCCTGGCTTTCGAGCAGGTCTTCGGGCTCGGCCAGTTGCTGCGCCACCGACGCCAGGTCGAGATCCTCGTCCAGCCCCTGCATCATCTGCATGGCCTCCCCGGAACCCTCCTGGTAACTGCTCTGCAGCAGCGACTCGAACTGCTGTGCCGGTACCTGTTGCAGTTTGATCGGTCGTCCCAGGAAGCGACGCAGCTCGGCTGCGCTCTGCACGCTGGTGCCCTCGCGGCAGATCACCTCGTAATGGTCGCCCATGTCCTGGCTGACCAGGACGCCATGACGCTTGGCGAAGGCGAACGGCGGACGTTTGAGGGTGACCGCCATGCGCTCAGGGTTTGACAGCGGGCTGCGTGGCCGGCTTGGCTGGCGCGGTCGTGCCGGCGGCCGGCGGTCTGGTCGGCTGCGGGCTGTCTTTCTTGAGCTGCTCGATCGGCGGTGTCACCGGTACGTTTTCCTGGCCCATGAGCGGAATGCCACGCTGCTGCTGCTCCAGCTGGATGCCGCGCACGTAATCGTACTTGCGGCGGGTGTAGTAGTCGGCCACCGTCGGCTCGCGCAACACGGTCGGACGGATGAAGACCATCAGGTTGCGCTTGTCTTTGGTGACCTTGCGCGACTTGAACAGCTCGCCGAAGAACGGGATGCTGCCGAGCACCGGGACCTGATTGCGGTTCTCCGTGACA
Encoded proteins:
- the gspF gene encoding type II secretion system inner membrane protein GspF codes for the protein MGAFEYTALDERGRQKRGLLEGDTPRQVRQQLREQGLTPLEVREVGASTDRRRRSRLFGSGIGSAELALLTRQLATLCRSGMPVEEALLAASQQTEGTRLQGILLGVRSRVVEGRALASAMGEFPHIFPQMYVATVDAGERSGHLDEVLERLADYTESRQDLQRKVQAALYYPAFLIVFAVAVVSFLMVKVVPDVVEVFQSVDARLPLLTRMMLALSSFLKSFSWLLVLLAIGGTLGLRAALRNEASRRKIHRWLLGLPVIGRLVRGVNTARFTRALSIQVGSGVPVLDAMRISAQVITNLPMRECVEEAARRVREGAAVHRALAADKLFPPITLHLIASGEASGQLDKMLERAAQDQEREAETLITAMMALLEPVMILVMAGIVLVIVLAILLPIFDLNQLVK
- the gspE gene encoding type II secretion system ATPase GspE, with amino-acid sequence MAVTLKRPPFAFAKRHGVLVSQDMGDHYEVICREGTSVQSAAELRRFLGRPIKLQQVPAQQFESLLQSSYQEGSGEAMQMMQGLDEDLDLASVAQQLAEPEDLLESQDDAPIIRLINALLTQAIKENASDIHIEPFENRLTVRFRVDGVLREVLLPPRALAPLIVSRIKVMARLDIAEKRLPQDGRISLRVAGRAVDVRVSTIPAGHGERVVLRLLDKQAGRLDLEQLGMSAGDQEKMDRLIRKPHGIILVTGPTGSGKTTTLYAALTRINDRTRNIMTVEDPIEYYIDGIGQTQVNTKIQMSFARGLRAILRQDPDVVMVGEIRDLETAEIAVQASLTGHLVLSTLHTNTAVGSVTRLRDMGVEPFLLASSLIGLLAQRLVRLLCPDCKQPYEADASECRALGVSEQSKAIIYRAVGCDKCRQTGYRGRTGIHELVEVDETLRRMIHDNVAEADMEAYARKSSPSIRQDGQRKVLAGLTTLEEILRVTREN
- the plsX gene encoding phosphate acyltransferase PlsX; the protein is MPEAVTIALDAMSGDHGHAVVVPAARIALERHPELCLILVGDRPVLETAARRAGLVLGPRVVIQHASQVVEMDELPSKALRGKKDSSMRVAIDLVKEGRAAAAVSAGNTGALMATARFVLKMLPGIDRPAIISAIPSANGHTHMLDLGANAECEPEHLFQFAVMGSVLATAVNGIERPKVALLNIGEEEIKGNEQIKEAARLLAASSLNYIGFVEGDDIYLGDVDVVVCDGFVGNVALKTSEGVAKLIGQFLKEEFSRNLLTKSMAVTAMPVLRAFKDRVDPRHYNGASFLGLNGIVIKSHGSADAVSFASAIRVALIEVEKSVPRRIGHRLAELLGERPQSSAASAATTLSA